The proteins below are encoded in one region of Paramisgurnus dabryanus chromosome 2, PD_genome_1.1, whole genome shotgun sequence:
- the LOC141280646 gene encoding uncharacterized protein: MGVCQLLGIKRSLCAPYHPQTNGLVERLNGTIQRSLSKLVGKQPHKWSDYLEATMFGLRTKKQVTTKYSPYYLMFGREARYPSEVPDKYEINESVEDILAEECISECIKRQDRIFQTVRDNISCAQQKAKKRKLEKGLSVDIKVGDRVLRKNIRSRQRKGGKLDPDFIGPYTVTSVDGKSIDLRDDKGHTFPKINKDHLVHFLEEHACPAPQPPVCASTSQPPPVCASTSQPPPVCASTSQPPPVCASTSQPPPVCASTSQPPPVCASTSQPPPVCASTSQPPPVCASTSQPPPVCASTSQPPPVCASTSQPPPVCASTSQPPPVCASTSQPNSAILLQEIWAKRKGGVLCSKIGPYKVFTWDVDRLRPGEMLESEVINAYLSLLTKNYAGKAYVIDSFQATNIWKGNGSSMKRLDPDEFDVMIGSINENHHWTLLVIYPKEWRILYINSFGESRSKLLQCEKAISKFMDTRGKVGKWKCSTVPHCFQQDGNSCGVFVCKFAEAILTGGSLQFASTADNIALLRQQIGLCLLQGSDDLSELCLTCGDQHSFTEDIEDYSV, encoded by the exons ATGGGTGTCTGTCAGCTGCTGGGAATAAAAAGGAGTTTGTGTGCACCATACCACCCACAAACCAATGGTCTAGTTGAAAGGCTAAATGGCACAATACAGAG ATCATTAAGCAAGCTGGTGGGAAAGCAGCCACACAAGTGGTCTGATTATTTGGAGGCCACAATGTTTGGTCTCCGCACCAAAAAACAAGTGACGACAAAGTACTCTCCATATTACTTAATGTTTGGCCGGGAGGCAAGGTATCCATCCGAGGTACCTGACAAATATGAG ATCAATGAATCTGTGGAGGACATTCTGGCTGAGGAGTGCATCTCTGAATGCATTAAAAGGCAAGACCGCATCTTTCAAACTGTCCGGGACAATATTAGTTGTGCTCAACAGAAGGCCAAAAAAAGGAAGCTGGAAAAGGGATTGTCTGTAGACATTAAGGTTGGTGACAGGGTTTTGCGTAAAAATATACGGAGCAGGCAGAGAAAGGGAGGCAAACTGGACCCAGACTTCATTGGTCCATACACTGTGACGAGTGTAGATGGTAAGTCCATAGATTTAAGGGACGACAAGGGACACACATTTCCGAAAATTAACAAGGaccatttagttcattttttgGAGGAACATGCTTGTCCTGCGCCCCAGCCTCCTGTCTGTGCCTCGACCTCCCAGCCACCTCCTGTCTGTGCCTCGACCTCCCAGCCACCTCCTGTCTGTGCCTCGACCTCCCAGCCACCTCCTGTCTGTGCCTCGACCTCCCAGCCACCTCCTGTCTGTGCCTCGACCTCCCAGCCACCTCCTGTCTGTGCCTCGACCTCCCAGCCACCTCCTGTCTGTGCCTCGACCTCCCAGCCACCTCCTGTCTGTGCCTCGACCTCCCAGCCACCTCCTGTCTGTGCCTCGACCTCCCAGCCACCTCCTGTCTGTGCCTCGACCTCCCAGCCACCTCCTGTCTGTGCCTCGACCTCCCAGCCACCTCCTGTCTGTGCCTCGACCTCCCAGCCAAACAGCGCAATCT TATTACAAGAAATATGGGCCAAAAGAAAAGGTGGTGTATTGTGCAGTAAAATTGGCCCATACAAAGTCTTCACATGGGATGTAGATCGCCTCAGACCTGGTGAAATGCTTGAAAGTGAA GTAATCAATGCATATCTGAGTTTGCTGACCAAGAACTATGCAGGCAAGGCATATGTCATTGATTCCTTTCAGGCGACAAACATCTGGAAGGGCAACGGCAGTTCTATGAAGAGG CTGGATCCAGATGAATTTGATGTCATGATTGGGTCCATTAATGAGAACCACCACTGGACACTTCTG GTGATTTATCCGAAGGAATGGCGTATATTATACATAAACTCATTTGGGGAAAGCCGAAGTAAATTACTTCAGTGCGAAAAGGCTATAAG CAAATTTATGGACACAAGGGGAAAGGTTGGGAAGTGGAAATGTTCCACTGTACCGCACTGCTTCCAACAGGATGGCAATTCATGTGGGgtatttgtctgtaaa TTTGCAGAAGCTATTCTCACAGGTGGCAGTTTGCAGTTTGCAAGCACAGCAGACAACATTGCTTTGCTACGCCAACAAATAGGCCTCTGTCTGCTTCAAGGAAGTG ATGACCTGTCAGAATTATGTTTGACATGTGGAGACCAACATTCTTTCACAGAGGACATTGAGGACT aTTCAGTGTGA